CAACGGCCGTACCGTCGACGCGCCCGGCAGGGTCGACGCGATGCTGCGTCGCGCCGCGCCCCGCATCGATCTCGACATCCTGCGCGGCAACCGCCGCGTCGCCCTGCGGTTCCGGGTCTGATGGCCGACCTGTTCGACCGCGACACACCCGTTCCGGACACCGCGCCGCGTCCTCTGGCCGACCGTCTGCGCCCGCGCGATCTGGACACGGTCATCGGTCAGGAGCAGGTTCTGGGCAAGGACGCCCCGCTGCGGGTGATGCTGGAGGCCGGCGCGCTCGGTTCGCTGATCCTGTGGGGGCCGCCGGGGGTGGGCAAGACCACCATCGCGCGGCTTCTGGCGGATGAGACCGACCTGCATTTCGTCCAGATCAGCGCGATCTTCACCGGCGTGCCCGAGCTGCGCAAGGTCTTCGAGGCCGCGCGCCTGCGCCGTCAGTCCGGCAGGGGCACGCTGCTTTTCGTCGACGAGATCCACCGCTTCAACAAGGCCCAGCAGGACGGGTTCCTGCCGCATATGGAGGACGGCACCATCGTCCTGGTCGGCGCCACGACGGAAAACCCGTCTTTCGAGCTGAACGCGGCACTGCTGAGCCGGGCGCAGGTGCTGGTGCTGGACCGACTGGACCTGGCCGATCTCGAACGGCTTGCCCAGCGGGCGGAAAAGGAACTGGGCCGTGCCCTGCCGCTTGACGGTCCGGCGCGCGAGGCGCTGCTGGAAATGGCGGATGGCGACGGGCGCGCGCTGCTGAACCTGGTCGAGCAGGTCATGGCCTGGACGGTCGCGGGCAAGCTTGACACCGACGCGTTGACAACGCGGCTGATGCGGCGTGCGGCGCAGTACGACAAGTCCGGCGATACGCATTACAACCTGATTTCGGCGCTGCACAAATCGGTGCGCGGTTCCGATCCCGACGCCGCGCTTTATTGGCTGGCGCGGATGCTGGACGCGGGCGAAGACCCGCGCTTCCTGGCGCGCCGCATCACCCGGATGGCGGTCGAGGATATCGGCCTGGCCGATCCACAGGCGCAGGCCGTCTGCCTGCAAGGCTGGCAGACCTATGAGAGGCTTGGATCGCCCGAGGGTGAGCTGGCGCTGGCCCAAGCGGTCGTCTACCTCGCGCTGGCGCCGAAATCGAACGCCACCTATGTCGCCTACAAGGCGTCGCGGAAGGCGGCGAAGAAGACCGGCTCGCTGATGCCGCCCAAGCATATCCTGAACGCACCGACGGGGTTGATGAAGGACCAGGGCTATGGTGCCGGATACGCCTATGACCACGATGCCGAAGACGGGTTTTCGGGCCAGGACTATTTCCCCGAAGCGATGGGGCGCGACAGCTATTACGCGCCGGTCGAACGCGGCTTCGAGCGTGAATTGAAAAAGCGCCTCGACTATTTCACACGGCTGAGAAAAGACCGGGGATGACTCTGCGCCTGGCCAGAAATATCCCGGGGGAACGCCGCGGGCGCGGGGGCAGAGCCCCCGTCACACCACGTTGATCCAGGTGCCCATGCCGGCGGCGTGATGCGACAGCATGTGGCAGTGGAACAGCCATTTTCCGGGATTGTGCGCCGCAAAGGCGATCTCGCGCACCTCGTTCGGCTGGATCAGGATCGTATCGCGCAGCGGGCCGAGCGACGCATCGGCAAGCACCTCGGCGAAATGCATGCCGTGCAGGTGCATGGCGTGCGGAAATGCCGTGTCATTCGCCAACCCGATCCGCACGCTTTCGCCCTGCGCAACCTCGACCAACGGGTCGCCGTGACCGTAGTCGCCCATCTGGTGCACCGCGCCGTTGAAGGCCCAAAAGACGTTCTCCATCGCCAGTTCGCGCATGCCGCGCCGTTCGCCCCGGAACATCGCGCCGCCCATGCCGCCCATGGCGCCGCCTTCCATCAAGAGGGTTGCGGGGCGCGCGGCGGCGAGGTCGATGGGGAACTCCGGATTGGGCGGCAGCGGGTTCGGTGCGCCGCGCCGGGCCTGCGCCGCGCCCGATACCGGAAACGCCGCCATGACATAGCCGCCGTCGCGTTCGAAGGTCAGCAACAGGGCTTCGGTTTCGTCGATGACGTCGACCAGCAGGTCGATGCGCTGTGCCGGGGCGAGCGTCAGCCTGTCGGTCACCGCTTGCGGCGTGGCCAGCGGCATCCCGTCCAGCGCTACCACGATCCCCTCGAACCCTTGCAGGCCCAGCGAGAACACGCGCGCATTCGCCGCCGAAATCAGCCGCAGCCGCAGGCGCTGGCCCTGGCGGACCGGGAATTCGGGGTCCATCGTTCCATTGGCGATCCACAGATTGCCGATCCGGCCGGCATGGCTGCGGTCGTGGCGGTTGTCGAAATCGGCGGTGATCTGGGCATCCTGATCGATGCGGATGTCGTCCAGCACCAGCGTGATGTCGTGATCCAAATCGGGCGCGCCCTCGGCC
This sequence is a window from Thalassococcus arenae. Protein-coding genes within it:
- a CDS encoding replication-associated recombination protein A, which encodes MADLFDRDTPVPDTAPRPLADRLRPRDLDTVIGQEQVLGKDAPLRVMLEAGALGSLILWGPPGVGKTTIARLLADETDLHFVQISAIFTGVPELRKVFEAARLRRQSGRGTLLFVDEIHRFNKAQQDGFLPHMEDGTIVLVGATTENPSFELNAALLSRAQVLVLDRLDLADLERLAQRAEKELGRALPLDGPAREALLEMADGDGRALLNLVEQVMAWTVAGKLDTDALTTRLMRRAAQYDKSGDTHYNLISALHKSVRGSDPDAALYWLARMLDAGEDPRFLARRITRMAVEDIGLADPQAQAVCLQGWQTYERLGSPEGELALAQAVVYLALAPKSNATYVAYKASRKAAKKTGSLMPPKHILNAPTGLMKDQGYGAGYAYDHDAEDGFSGQDYFPEAMGRDSYYAPVERGFERELKKRLDYFTRLRKDRG
- a CDS encoding multicopper oxidase family protein, with product MISRRRFLAASAAAVLYRPAWASTGTVLTAAPSRQQVAPEGYAETALWTFNGSMPGQSLRYRQGERLRIGVQNDLPQPTSVHWHGLRLPNAMDGVPGLTQEAIAPGDRFDYDFALPDAGTYWYHSHAQSVEQVERGLYGPLIVEEAEGAPDLDHDITLVLDDIRIDQDAQITADFDNRHDRSHAGRIGNLWIANGTMDPEFPVRQGQRLRLRLISAANARVFSLGLQGFEGIVVALDGMPLATPQAVTDRLTLAPAQRIDLLVDVIDETEALLLTFERDGGYVMAAFPVSGAAQARRGAPNPLPPNPEFPIDLAAARPATLLMEGGAMGGMGGAMFRGERRGMRELAMENVFWAFNGAVHQMGDYGHGDPLVEVAQGESVRIGLANDTAFPHAMHLHGMHFAEVLADASLGPLRDTILIQPNEVREIAFAAHNPGKWLFHCHMLSHHAAGMGTWINVV